Proteins from a single region of Mucilaginibacter daejeonensis:
- the atpB gene encoding F0F1 ATP synthase subunit A codes for MDFRHILNSKKNLLGLILGVFFTLTACKSFAIQHETGPAEVKNAEQEAFNPTVAILEHIADSHYWHVGGEVSVPLPVILFTDKGTEFFSASVFHHGHEAYQGKYYTYKLWEDKIRVVNAAGEIDKEASSHIYDFSITKNVMAMWIAGILLFIIFFSVASAYKKRVGKAPKGLQSLIEPVIMFVRDEIARPNIGYRYQRYMPILLTIFFFIWINNLMGLIPIFPGGANVTGNILLTFVMAFIVLLVVNFSANKYYWKHIFMPPVPVWLYPIMIPVELIGVISRPFALMIRLYANISAGHIIVLSLIALIFIFKTLWIAPVSILFVLFMDVLELLVAFLQAFIFTMLTALFIGTAVEEHHH; via the coding sequence ATGGATTTTAGGCACATTTTGAACTCAAAAAAAAATCTCCTCGGCTTAATTTTAGGTGTCTTTTTTACACTAACTGCGTGTAAAAGTTTCGCTATACAACACGAAACAGGCCCTGCTGAGGTCAAAAACGCAGAACAGGAAGCCTTCAATCCCACAGTTGCGATATTAGAACACATTGCCGACTCACATTACTGGCATGTAGGCGGCGAAGTATCGGTACCGCTGCCGGTGATCTTATTCACTGATAAGGGTACTGAATTTTTCAGCGCTTCGGTGTTTCATCATGGTCACGAAGCTTACCAGGGCAAGTACTATACTTACAAGCTTTGGGAAGACAAGATCCGCGTAGTGAACGCTGCCGGCGAGATCGACAAAGAGGCATCATCACACATCTACGATTTCTCGATCACCAAGAACGTAATGGCCATGTGGATCGCTGGTATCCTGTTGTTCATCATCTTTTTCTCGGTAGCTTCGGCTTACAAGAAACGTGTGGGTAAAGCACCTAAAGGTCTGCAATCGCTGATCGAACCGGTGATCATGTTCGTACGTGATGAGATCGCCCGTCCAAATATCGGTTACCGCTATCAGCGTTATATGCCGATATTATTGACCATATTTTTCTTTATATGGATCAACAACCTGATGGGTCTGATCCCGATCTTCCCGGGTGGTGCTAACGTTACCGGTAACATCCTGCTTACCTTCGTCATGGCGTTCATCGTATTGCTGGTGGTTAACTTTAGCGCCAATAAATATTATTGGAAACACATCTTTATGCCACCGGTACCGGTTTGGTTATATCCGATCATGATCCCTGTGGAGCTTATCGGTGTGATCTCTCGTCCGTTCGCATTAATGATCCGTTTATATGCTAACATCTCGGCCGGTCACATTATCGTATTGAGCTTGATCGCACTGATCTTTATCTTCAAGACCTTGTGGATCGCTCCGGTGTCGATCTTGTTCGTATTGTTCATGGATGTATTG